One Phocaeicola dorei genomic region harbors:
- a CDS encoding PL29 family lyase N-terminal domain-containing protein gives MNKKFLSAILFGVLMVTSTGTFVSCKDYDDDIDRLDQEISNVKDAIKALEDKVGSGKYVESCTPFTDGNGGYEIKFSDGETIKLYNGAKGEQGEPGKPGTPGTSADDYVVSVEEGESAYELVITYANGTKKTISMPKATSVVSGVKFIPTFLSEGEAARIHFPTIVTDSVAGKTEIAGADWSESNFNTFKIVYSGKADVKYQVNPNSVSFKDMEVVGFVRDTAEIWNYNTNNKNWELFNAGQKLYTDGKITVDSYKEGHGMLNFRVKDWAFAEQSNLDERTVYSLRIKNNDQIVHSDFVPAKHEVILQKNVHLVKVADAFDQTNAPAQIKNAIAPNKVNYREFIEDEYYLNTLNPTGTEEAKLKAYQADKAKFEANAENQLYKGDTESKDDANRIVVELNYTGDGHSKDLRDIVTSFFDNRSGKAKDAQYPLMDNGFDDYSLVFEPVDFYYDGVNQTKRYLEVTKDGVATVKQTPDPIWGAETDASHTAAIDRTPIVRVKLVAPGEDNGNVVKTAIIKIHIVRKTVVPEINVTETKDVTLKHINQVLDMDMDKIFNHKDVQLSKDEFRKTYEFVPEFATADEAKQHAVYAWDGKDNKDYSLDPNFVPEEYNQLFVTVKNTAFSRHDDHDVYTVKGTYKPNADHKGLPDIHVTYTINVKYPNVVAPEKTKLNWVDDSYFIAHGRYDNFDAPKTYEMVAALNDEFDLINYNPYKGQTHDKDWARATLSFELVDQHNNASKIADGHNSGIRLYQGKDNKWYIALEATDAGRAWINAADAKDLKKIKMRAVVSFNEDVDGLYGTCNKEANAHNKYAKEDYNNFSCDTINMVNNTPWAKDHTTNYTGAAAPENGRSTVVIDEFEVAFVTPMVFHAYEAGPLYDKYQEAENTVSLKDAFFLSDYLWSEGAQAQFNNNHVIYDHKDMAENNTLVQTGNNAGWSQKLVVTNNVFDVNTTVNFQVSKAYFADGSELDAENMNKIKLDNTKQTITWINNGEDIAQPFTIDVEVCVNHKWGGICEHTWKGDLGHSVGTIQIQVKKHNDK, from the coding sequence ATGAACAAAAAATTTTTAAGTGCAATCCTGTTCGGAGTCCTTATGGTCACTTCAACAGGAACATTTGTATCTTGTAAGGATTACGATGACGACATCGACCGCTTGGATCAAGAAATATCCAATGTGAAAGATGCAATCAAGGCCCTTGAAGACAAAGTAGGCTCAGGCAAATATGTCGAAAGCTGTACTCCGTTCACTGATGGTAATGGTGGTTATGAAATCAAATTCAGTGATGGAGAGACCATTAAATTATACAATGGTGCAAAAGGAGAACAAGGTGAACCAGGCAAACCAGGTACTCCGGGTACTTCTGCTGATGATTATGTAGTATCAGTAGAAGAAGGTGAGTCAGCTTATGAATTAGTTATTACTTACGCTAATGGCACTAAAAAGACTATCAGTATGCCTAAAGCTACTTCTGTAGTTAGCGGAGTTAAGTTTATCCCTACTTTCCTTTCTGAAGGTGAAGCTGCCAGAATCCATTTCCCTACCATCGTTACTGATAGTGTGGCAGGTAAAACAGAGATTGCAGGTGCAGATTGGAGTGAAAGTAACTTTAATACATTTAAAATCGTTTACTCAGGTAAGGCAGACGTGAAGTATCAGGTAAATCCTAACAGCGTATCATTCAAGGATATGGAAGTGGTAGGATTTGTTCGTGATACTGCTGAAATATGGAACTACAATACAAATAACAAGAATTGGGAATTGTTCAATGCCGGACAAAAGCTATACACTGATGGAAAAATCACCGTTGATTCTTATAAAGAAGGACATGGTATGTTAAACTTCCGTGTAAAGGATTGGGCTTTTGCTGAGCAATCTAATCTGGACGAAAGAACAGTATATTCATTGAGAATTAAGAACAATGACCAAATCGTTCATTCTGATTTTGTTCCCGCCAAGCATGAAGTAATTTTGCAGAAGAACGTACATTTGGTTAAAGTCGCTGATGCATTTGACCAAACTAACGCTCCTGCTCAGATTAAAAATGCAATTGCTCCTAACAAGGTAAATTATAGAGAATTCATCGAAGATGAATATTATCTTAACACCTTGAATCCGACTGGTACTGAAGAGGCTAAATTAAAAGCTTATCAAGCAGATAAAGCCAAGTTCGAAGCCAATGCTGAAAACCAGTTATATAAGGGAGATACTGAATCTAAAGATGATGCAAACCGTATTGTTGTAGAACTGAATTACACGGGCGATGGACATTCAAAAGATTTAAGAGATATCGTAACTTCTTTCTTTGATAACCGTAGTGGAAAAGCCAAAGATGCTCAGTATCCTTTGATGGATAATGGTTTTGATGACTATTCATTGGTGTTTGAACCGGTTGACTTCTACTATGATGGTGTTAACCAGACTAAACGTTACTTGGAAGTTACCAAAGATGGTGTTGCTACAGTAAAACAAACTCCGGACCCGATTTGGGGTGCAGAAACTGATGCCAGTCACACAGCTGCTATAGACAGAACTCCTATTGTTCGTGTGAAACTGGTAGCACCGGGTGAAGACAATGGTAATGTAGTTAAAACAGCAATCATCAAGATTCACATTGTACGCAAGACAGTTGTTCCTGAAATTAATGTTACAGAAACAAAAGATGTCACTCTGAAACATATCAATCAAGTTCTTGATATGGATATGGATAAGATATTCAACCATAAAGATGTACAGTTGAGCAAAGACGAATTCCGTAAGACTTATGAGTTTGTTCCTGAATTTGCGACAGCAGACGAGGCTAAACAACACGCTGTATATGCATGGGACGGAAAAGATAATAAAGACTATTCATTAGATCCGAATTTTGTTCCTGAAGAATATAATCAGCTGTTCGTTACAGTGAAGAATACAGCATTCTCTCGTCATGACGATCACGACGTTTACACTGTTAAGGGTACATACAAGCCAAATGCTGATCATAAGGGATTACCTGACATCCATGTTACTTATACTATCAATGTGAAGTATCCGAATGTGGTTGCTCCTGAAAAGACCAAGTTGAACTGGGTAGATGATTCTTACTTCATTGCTCACGGTAGATATGATAACTTTGATGCTCCTAAAACTTATGAAATGGTTGCAGCATTGAATGACGAATTCGATTTGATCAACTATAATCCTTATAAGGGTCAGACTCATGATAAGGATTGGGCTAGAGCTACCTTGTCATTCGAATTGGTTGACCAGCATAATAATGCATCTAAGATAGCTGACGGTCACAATTCCGGTATTCGTTTGTATCAAGGTAAAGACAATAAGTGGTATATCGCCTTGGAAGCAACAGACGCAGGACGTGCTTGGATCAATGCTGCTGACGCTAAAGATTTGAAGAAGATCAAAATGCGTGCTGTAGTAAGCTTCAACGAAGATGTTGACGGATTGTATGGTACTTGCAACAAGGAAGCCAATGCTCATAACAAGTATGCTAAAGAAGATTACAATAACTTCTCTTGCGATACTATCAATATGGTAAACAATACTCCTTGGGCTAAAGATCATACTACTAATTATACTGGTGCTGCTGCTCCTGAAAATGGACGTTCTACAGTGGTTATCGATGAATTTGAAGTTGCATTTGTAACTCCGATGGTATTCCACGCTTACGAAGCAGGTCCTTTGTATGACAAGTACCAAGAAGCTGAAAATACAGTATCATTGAAGGATGCATTCTTCTTGTCAGATTATCTGTGGTCTGAAGGTGCTCAGGCACAATTCAATAACAACCATGTTATCTATGACCACAAAGATATGGCTGAGAATAATACTTTGGTTCAAACTGGTAATAATGCAGGCTGGTCACAAAAACTGGTAGTTACCAACAACGTATTCGATGTCAATACAACAGTTAACTTCCAGGTTTCTAAGGCATACTTTGCTGATGGAAGTGAATTGGATGCTGAAAACATGAATAAGATCAAGCTTGATAATACTAAGCAGACTATCACATGGATTAACAATGGTGAAGATATTGCCCAACCGTTTACTATTGATGTAGAAGTTTGTGTAAATCACAAGTGGGGCGGTATCTGCGAGCATACTTGGAAGGGAGATCTCGGACATTCTGTCGGAACTATCCAAATTCAGGTTAAAAAGCACAATGATAAGTAA
- a CDS encoding clostripain-related cysteine peptidase — MKYIYAVCFLLLVCSCHKENDTPVVLPARTLLVYLGGDNNLDAETYDKLVQIKNGWQDGTDGKIIVYQDTPFKDSPRLMEIDGKSEKGYITIHTYDQENSASPQVLKRVINDVTRLYPAKSYGLIVFSHGSGWLPPHTLVNGSRSIIIDNDNEMEITDFAMALPDHLFEFIIFEACNMAGIEVAYELRNKAAYIMASSAPVVSPGFTPIYAGSISCLLEEAADLQRFAENYFHYWNLMEGDKRSATISIIKTAGLSNLANLIRQINTEISGSFLPVGNLQNYDGVLKAPFYFFDFAQCYQSLSDENTYNALQECISQCVVYKRNTPFYATEEGTFPITAFSGMTTFIMQRELNDLNEEYTKLQWYKDTNTH; from the coding sequence ATGAAGTATATATATGCTGTCTGTTTTCTGTTATTAGTATGTAGCTGTCATAAAGAGAATGACACCCCTGTTGTTTTACCTGCACGGACACTATTGGTTTATCTGGGAGGAGATAATAATCTTGATGCGGAAACCTATGACAAACTTGTTCAAATTAAAAATGGATGGCAAGACGGAACAGATGGAAAAATAATAGTGTATCAGGATACACCATTTAAGGACTCTCCACGATTGATGGAAATTGATGGAAAAAGTGAGAAAGGCTATATTACCATACATACCTATGACCAAGAAAACTCAGCCTCCCCCCAAGTACTTAAACGAGTTATAAACGACGTAACTCGGCTTTATCCTGCTAAAAGCTACGGTTTAATCGTGTTTTCCCATGGCAGTGGCTGGCTTCCTCCACATACATTGGTTAATGGCTCGCGGTCTATCATCATCGATAATGATAATGAAATGGAAATAACAGATTTTGCTATGGCCCTCCCGGACCATTTATTTGAATTCATAATCTTTGAAGCATGTAATATGGCAGGTATTGAGGTGGCTTATGAATTAAGAAATAAAGCAGCATATATCATGGCTTCCTCTGCCCCAGTAGTATCTCCGGGATTCACTCCTATCTATGCCGGCAGTATTTCCTGTCTGCTTGAAGAAGCTGCTGATTTGCAAAGATTTGCAGAAAATTATTTTCATTATTGGAATTTGATGGAAGGCGATAAACGTTCTGCTACCATTAGCATAATAAAAACTGCCGGATTATCAAATTTAGCGAATTTGATACGACAGATCAATACAGAAATATCTGGTTCTTTCCTCCCGGTCGGTAACCTTCAAAATTATGATGGAGTTTTAAAAGCCCCATTCTATTTTTTTGATTTCGCTCAATGTTATCAATCATTATCAGATGAAAACACATACAATGCACTTCAAGAGTGTATCAGCCAATGTGTGGTTTACAAAAGAAATACTCCATTTTATGCTACGGAAGAAGGAACATTCCCTATCACAGCATTTTCAGGTATGACCACTTTTATCATGCAGAGAGAACTTAATGACTTAAATGAGGAATATACAAAACTACAATGGTATAAAGATACTAATACACATTAG